The sequence below is a genomic window from Gemmatimonadales bacterium.
AGTACGCCGACTTCACCGTGCTGGACCGGGACATCATGACGGCGGCGCCGGAGACGATCCTCGAGACGCAGGTCGTGATGACCGTCCTGGGCGGCGTCCCGGTCTACCAGAGGAGCGCGCGATGACGGACACGCTGGAGGCGTTCCGGCACTTCCGGGAGAAGATGAACGCGGCGATCCTCGCCGCCGACAACCTGACGATCAACCGGTTCTTCGCGCTGGACACGCGCGCCTACGAGGCGGGGGCGCTCTCGGCCAAGACCAAGGAGCTGCTGGGCCTGGTGGCGTCGCTGGTGCTCCGGTGCGACGACTGCGTCACCTACCACGTGGTGCGCTGCCGCGAGGAGGGCGTGACCGACCCGGAGTTCTACGACGCCTTCGCCGTCGCGCTGATCGTCGGGGGCTCGATCGTCATCCCCCACCTCAGGCGCGCGGTCGCCCGGCTCGAGGAGCTGCCCGCGCAATGACCGAGCGGCCGGCGCCGCCACCGTGGCGACGCCGGCCGCTCTCTCCCCCTCTCGAAGGCCGTGCTAGGGCGTCACGGCGTCAGAATGTTGAAGAACGCCGCCACGTTGAAGTTCACCGGGTCGATCTCGTAGTACCGGTTCCGGAAGAACCGCCCGGTCGTCGGGAAATAGGGTGGCGGCGCCTGGAACGCGCACTGGTCGTACGAGTACCCCTTCACGTAGCCGGTGCCCGCGGTGGTACCGACCGCGCCGCGCGTGCCCTGGATGATGCCGCCGTTGATGTACAGGCAGCCGCGCCCGTCCGTCGACCCGGAGCACGTCTCCCCCGAGGTCGGGCCGGTGTCGTAGTTCTCCACCGTGAACGAGTTGAGCGTGAGCAGCACGCCCTGGAGGTAGGTGTCCGGGGTCGCGGAGTAATTGTGGTACGCCGAGCCCGAGGCCCAGGGCTGCGGGTCGTTCAGCACGTTGTCGGCAACGTAGATGTAGCCGGCCGAGAGCAGCCCGAGCATGTCGGCCGCCGGGCACTGCACCGACCCCGGCGCGATCGCGTACCTGAGGTCGTCGCCGATGATCACGTTGTCGCTGGCGGCCACCGTGACCTTGCCGTGCACCACGCCGCTGATGACCACCCGCCCGTTGACGTAGATCACGCCCTTGGAGTTCACGTTGAGCTGGCGCGCCAGCGGCCACAGGTACTGCGCCTCCGTGGTCCGGGTGGCCAGCGTGGTGTCCACCGCCCGGGAGGCCGGCCGGGCGAGGGCCGCGATCACCGAGGCATCCGGCGTCGTGGTGAAGCGCACCCAGTAGCCGTACTTGTCGGCGGCCTTGAAGCGGTTGATGTACCGGGTGCCGCCCGAGACGATCGAGTCGATGTTGAGGCGCTCGTCGCCGCCCAGGTAGCAGCGCGACGTGGACCGCTGCAGCGAGTAGGTGCCCGCGTTGCCGCGGTTGGTCGCGTTGTTGGTGGCGTTCTCGGCCGTGCCGCCGCCCGTGGGGTTGCCCGCGATCGGGTACTTGGGGACCGGCGTGTAGTGGTCGAAGGCCGTGTAGAAGGTCGTGTCGGTCACGCCCGCGGCCGTGTTGACGTGGAAGTCCCCGCAGTTGAGCCCCTGGTTCGCGTTGGCCGGATCACTGCCGGTCGCGTAGCCGATCGCGGCGGCGGTGCTGCTGGTGTCCACGTAGACCCTGAAGAAGCCCTCGTTCGGGCCGGTCACCCGCCCGTCCCCGTCGAGGTCGAGCGCGACGAACTCGATCCGGAGCCGCGACTGCGTCGCCGACCCGCCGCTCGGGGCGGTGAAGTTCATCCCGCCCTGGGTCGCGTAGGTGGCCAGCTTGCTCAGCTGCGCGATGGTCGGCAGCGGGATGACCTGCCCGTGCTGCGTATACCCCTGGTCGAAGGTACCGTAGCTCAGGCCGGTGATCGTGCCCGAGACCTCCACCGTGCTGTGGAAGTGCA
It includes:
- a CDS encoding carboxymuconolactone decarboxylase family protein is translated as MTDTLEAFRHFREKMNAAILAADNLTINRFFALDTRAYEAGALSAKTKELLGLVASLVLRCDDCVTYHVVRCREEGVTDPEFYDAFAVALIVGGSIVIPHLRRAVARLEELPAQ